Within Ipomoea triloba cultivar NCNSP0323 chromosome 9, ASM357664v1, the genomic segment ttttttcgtctacctacatgtttttttaatcattaattttaattgtttgaggTATGACTCTAAGACACGTAAAATCCTCCCTCATGAAACTTTTGATTAAGTTGGAAGAAATCTGAATAACTCATCCATACTCATGAGTGTATAATATTGCTATTTTTGCTATTGATAAAATAAagtatttaatacggagtaattaatttgATGATAGACTTAGGTAAAATTGCATAGAAAAGTGGAGATTATATATGCATTGACGCAGTCAGCATATGGTGTTGACTTGACGCAGGCAATTTTGAATTGTTATGGTAAACTCCGTAACGAGCATTGCGCTAATGCCGGTCATGGCAAATTTTACTGCGCACCATGATATACGTAGCAAGGTGAATCATGAagtatttatcattttaattatattgcagttttatttaataatattattatattttttaattttatttttcatccacactagtttcattatagctatgctaaagtatcattttatttctactataatttcatttgataatatacattattgcttgcgctttattttgttgtttcattttccatacacactagtttaattatagtaatattggccaaagaccttgtggtcaagtggcacccagTTTACACTCACATGGAGGggaattattttaattgcatttcaggtcatttgacaatatatgttattgtatggcactggattttagttttattttacacacactagtttcattatagtaatactaaactactaaagtatcattttaattatattacactTTCATTTGAcgataatgtactttatttttaaattttattgttcacacacactagtttcattatattaatactaaaatatcattttagttctactacaatttcattcgacgATCATAATCCACACAACGATATGGATTATatccactgtataacaactgTTCAAGTCATCCACCATCTTAATTTTCTGAATGAATTGAAGTGGACTCAGTCATCTACCATAATTTTCGGAATGAATTGAAGTGGACTCACTAATCAGTATAAGTAATCCACATATATAGTACAAAGTTATCCCGGACTGGGCCATTGACTATTACTTCTTAAGCCACTAAAGCAGACTTTTTGCAAATGTAGATGTATTTGGGACATCTATATATGTTTGTCGtgtttcaaattaatttaatcatctgactaaattcaaaaaaaaaataaaatcatttgaCTTTGAAATGAGAGATTGGAAAGTTGTTGGAATGTCAATTCGAATGTTTTCCGTCTAATtcagttttcacttttcaaataAGTGGTTGTGGGaaaagtttaatatatatatatatatttatttatttatttaatttcatttttagtcctagatttataggtgacaatccacttttagtctttttttttattagaatacatacttttggtcctagtattattgtggcatgaccaattttggtcctttatcaacaaatcagtgtaaatatcgttaaatacaatgacatttcgatcttcaattataaatgttttcaaaaaaataaacataaaaaatatagcggttcaatATACTTTGTtgttggaggactaaaattggtcatgccacaataatactaggaccaaatgaggatattctaataaaaaaaggactaaaagtagattgtcacatataaatctaggaccaaaaatggaattaactatatatatatatatatatatatttagaatatgagtaaattttgtttattaattgtAGATTTGTAGTGGTGTTTTAACTAGGGGCTTGTGTGGAGCATATATATGAGAATTAATTAGGACTTTTTGCAGTGAATCTACACTCAATTTAGtaagggtgtttggttggactTTTTGCAGTGAATCTACACCATTAATGTGTAGAAGTTGAAATTTTTGATTACATTGTATGTAATAATTTTGTTTGGTATATATTAAGCTTTTTTCAAATTGATGTTGTGAAATGATTTGGGCTACATATTTAACCAAATTGTATATCAATTAGGCAGTCcaaatttattgaatttgtcAATTAAGTATGTgggctaattatattaattcaaggGACTAGGGACGGAACTAGGATGGGAAGGTGCAGGGGTCAACGACGATTGAAGTTTACTAAATCAAATACTTTTATTTCCATTTAAATATTTCAACataatcaatatattataaatttactaaaatttaGATCTAAATCACAATCCGCGAACTGCAATATACCATAATCCGTTAACAAACCACACGCAAATTAACCAGAAAAAAATTAGCTAAGAATTTGCAATAAAAGAGGAAGAAGCGACAAATGAAGAGGTGGTTAGTCGGTTACCGAAAATGAATTGACTTCTTGGGAATCTTGGCCCAAATGCAAATTACCTGATCATTATaaggcaaattatacaatggaccATACACTTTGTATTGTGGATTTTAGTCCAGACCTCGATCCAGATTATGTAGGAGATTATGTACCtgcaattgacatattatgtacctcCGAATTATGTACCAGTAAATAAAATGTAagaagtacataatatattaaatgcatgtatataatatgttaattaatagTAACACATACCTAATCTTGTCCaagtataagtgtataactattgacaaattatattgtgaatcacttacacaagtttatttttagtatactacaTGCTTATTTTTTTAGTAGTACAATAAGGGTCCATTTGGAAACTCACAAAATGACTTCCAATAAtcatttttcgaattttttcgTGTTTGGCtaataaaggaaaatattgaTTCTGGTCAACAGAAAAGAGACCCAATTTGGCGAAAAAAATGTCCTCCTAGATTTTTTGTCAAGAAAGCATTTTccgaattctttattttcctgTATTCATCTTCTCTATCATATATTTTTAAGTTAGTTTTCGGATTATAATTAGCACCATCATCTTCTCTATCATATATTTTTAAGTCAGTTTTCGGATTATAATTAGCACCATCTCCACCACCAGCAACACGTCATCACCACCACATAACCAcaaccaattattattattattattattattattattattacaaataatgtttttattttcagAGAAAAGaactaaatagaaaaaaaaaatcaatttcttaatagaaaaaaaaaattagttttttgaacttcaggtaaacattaaaaaattaaattatttttcagaaaaaacaTTTTTAGGTTTCCATACAGACCATAAAAGTAATATTAcattacactaaaaataaacttatattaaaatataatgaaattattaaaagtaAACATGTATTATAGTACAAAATGCATTTACAGTTTACTGAAAACAAACTTGTATTTCTACATTTCAATATATActatgatccatggtataatgatcgtcattgtaaatactaaatagtgGTCTCAGAAAACCTCAGAGATAGAGCTCAGTACATACTGAAACTGCAGAAATTCTTCAGAGTTAGTTTTTCGACTTCATTATACAACAAAGGGTACACTTAGCGTAGTACTACTCTAATAGTTTAACATGCATGGCAAATGAAGACAATATTTCAAACAGTTCAATGCAAGCctatattctatatatacaGAATTGGTCATATTTTATGGTCTAGGACTTCAAGTCTTCAAGTTAGTGCCTTCACTAAAAAAGCCATTCAACTACACAGCAATGCTCCTTTGCTATTGCTGCTGCAATGGATATCTGCAATCAAGATTTTCCTCTGAACAGTCTTTCTGCAATTCTTCAGGAGGTATGAAGGAGTCGATGGAAAGGCCGGGGACATTAAACGCGAGATCATCTATGGTATATGTTTCTTGCATTCGCGTGGTGGCAGGCCCAGTCCTTAGATTGTCTCCAAACGTTGTGATTATTACGCTCGAGTAGCCAGAATGAGCTATCATCACTCCCTCTACGGGCCGATAATCCTCTATCCTTGTGCACATTGTGGTTTCCCAGTATGTTGCAAAGGAACCAGGGGACTGAATTCTGGTCAGGTATGAATCCTCGAGGTAAATGAGCAGGCCACTTCTTTGGCTGAAGTAACCGAACACAATGTGCTTTATCATCTCCGCGGTGCTATCACTGCGTTCAGCCAGGTCTTTGTGACTCGCGGATAATTTCAAGACGAAGCAATCAACTCCCAAGATATGCTTTTCCCCGATGTACTCTGCTCCCGAGAACACAGCTGATATAGCCAGAGGATCAAGCCCCTGCTTGGTGAATTTAAGGTTAAACCGAGAAATAGTCAGCAAAGTGATATGAAGCAACTCGATAAACTTAAAAGAAAGATACCAACAAACACTGTGAACAAAGAATACACTTGGGCTCATTTCTAATGAGGTGAATAAGCTCAATTTCATATGAACCCcttgaaataataattatgcCAGCCAAAGGGTACTGACCATATGACCAAAAGGCTTACTGAGTCCATGCATTATGGTGAAATATCTCAGATCTAGTCTCTTCATGTGTGTAAATAGCCAACTCTATCCTTTTGTCAGAACATGATACATATTTGGGAAACATAGTGACCTAAAGACTTTGTAAGTCAATACATTATGGAACAGTACATCCCAGATCTGGGCACTTTATACGTGTAAATAGCAAACTCTATTATTTGCCAGGACTTTATTCAAGTTAAGGAGGGTATTCAATGCTACTTAGGTTGTACCTGTTGCACAAATCACATCATTTGATACTTGGCCCCTTTGGCACGACCATCAGATTGCTAAATGCCTGTCGAGCACCATTACACTTTTCACCTAGTTCATCTAACTTACCACTTTACCACTTTCATTCAAAGGATTATTTCTTACATTTTAGTATTTAGTTCCTTTAACTTTCTAACTCCCTTTTATCTTTTCAGatggtatgtatgtatatattctgtaGAGGCATATGGGAAGACCGTGGAAAATGAGGTGAGAAGGTGGCCACATGCCCCACCTATTCTAGCAAATGCCATGATTTGTGGAAGTGGACTCAGAAACTAGACCACACAAGGGAAGAAGAACATGCAAAAGCTAATGAAAAAACAAGATCCATACTGGCCTTCCTTGTCTGCCACTAGTGGAGGGAATACTATTTTAGAATTTACGGCTATGATTTTATAAAACATTTTTAGCCCAAGGTTCTGTGACCTAACTAGTTTTTGGTTTCCAAGAGTTCCCCAACAATTACGAACTTGAAAGGAAATAGTAACGGCAGTTACTTGCCTGGAGAGCACGTCTGAGAGGACGAATGCCGCCTTTAGCTGCATGAGCACCTAGCCAAGGCGTGTGACGCCAAGCCACATTGCCATCACTGCCAGCTATAATTTTGTGACCGCCCACAACAAGTTCAATTAGCCACTTCCCAGGAACCATTTGCCACATAAAAAAGCAACCCTTTTGTGAAACACTACTCCCAGATCCAGCAGGTGAACCAGTCGAGCCAAGCTCATCCACCACCGCCATTACAACTTTTCCAGTAGCATACATGTTCTTTACCATCCCTTCCACCTTCCGGCAACCAGTTGCTGCCATGAAGTGTTGTATTATGTATTCTGCTGATGACGAGACCTGGATTGTGAAGACTTTAATCATTAATCTTTTCcaaattaattatatcatttgccattttttttagtactactgactctgttacaatgtagtatctgttcataactactttctcaacacctactgaagcacaaagagacagcagcgcctccactaaggctcgaacccacccccttccacatggggtgcaaccgggtgccactagaccacaatgtcaTAGGGTTGCAAGCTCATCCAGTCGAGCCAAGCTCATTTAccatagatacataatttaggATAACAGAGAAAAGGCTTTTGCCTTGAGTAActctttaacttttttttatctTCATTATAAGGGTAacagtaaaaactaaaaagtagaACCATTTATGGTACCTATTTAAGATTAAGTACGAAGAAAGTAGACAAGTTTTAATGATGGTACTAAAAAGTCAACATGAACAATTATTTTGGACGGCAAGAGTACTTACTAGTTACAAATTTAGATCCCTTCATTAAATACAGAGCAAAAGTTTGTTCATATGTTTTTTCTTACAGTAACTATTCTACACCATACCCTCCAGTATAGTGTAAATGTCTGTCCAGAGTAGAACCTAATGCTAGAATATTAAATGAGAAGTACAAACATGTGCATGTGCAACCTCCACAAACATCGCTAGACTGAATCCAACTCAGATATGGGATAATTATTTCACTCTTCTTACCCCATAACTCATAATCctgatttaatattattatagaaaACAAAACACACTACATGGgattattaaaattgtacagattattaatattgttttccAGACAGTGCCTGCAAAAATGCTGTTTACCATTGAAACTTCAAAGTCTTTACCGCATATCAATGAATGATTTGTAGTGgttcaataaattaaagaaagcaACCAGTGAGTAGGGCAAAGAGGAATGGGTTGTGGTATAATTTAAGTAGAAAATAAAACACTCAGAAACTACCAAACATTGATGTTTACAAGTCTGCAACCACTTGTAACAGCATGGTCCAGACTCCAGGCCAGAAGAACAAAGCATGCCATTAAAGCacaaaactaaaaaatgataaaaattgcaACTTTACTAAAAAGCTACAAGTGTTGCCATTAATCTTATAGATGTGACAGCAAATTATATTACCAGGCATATAAAACAAGCAAGGAAAAATTAAACACGTGTATACAGGCACAAAAATTATGCAGAATTCCTATCCGCGGACCACATACATCGAAACTTCTGATCTTGCTCTAATTTGTCGTTTCCTCTCATAACAATTCTCCGTGGAAAATGATGCTTTTCACCCCCATTTAACATCCCCAGCTAAAAATGGATGCAACAATTTCTTAAAAGTTGTTGCATCAACACTTTTTCAGGCATGGGAGTAAAAAAGCAAGTTAACCTAacattactttgatttttggaaaCCCCAGCCACAAAGGTGGAGGTGGTTCCGAGTGATAAATTGATCCGTTCAAACCAAAAAGGTAAATCCAAATTTAAAACCCTAGTTACCAAGCTAACTGTTCGACTAAATTAGCTAGTTTACCCCAAAAGTAACATTACtactatatatttctttaatacctaACTTACATAGAAGTATACAATCTTAAAGGAATGTTTAATTAAACTAACCATCaaacataaaatgggacaaTTAGAGTGTGATTAATTGGGTTTTGAACAAAGCATAAACAGAACCAAAGGCATATGAATAATGACAGTGATCAagaacgagagagagagagagagagagagggctTACTTGAGAAATAGGAAGTTTGGGATGGAAAGAAAGAGGGAAGAGAGGGCAGCCAAGAACACTGAGAAGGATTCTGTGGTCAGATTTCTTGTGGATAAAGAGCAGAGACGACAAGTGGGTTCTGAGCCAGTTTCTCCATGTGTGTGATTTCTTCGAACAGTTGTTGGACAATTCCTCCATTTCTTCGTCATTCGGAACTTCAGCCAATGGGGCCAGACGACTCATCTCTAACGTACACTATATGTGATCCTAAGCTCCAATCCTCACTTCCCCCCTCTCTTCTTCGTGGAGCTCATAATCTGCCCCCTCCCGCGTCTCCTTCTACTTCAGAATCTCATGAAAATGTTAGCacaggagagagagagagagagagagatttaaaAGCAGCGGCGGATGTAGCTTTACCGCATGTACTTCGCCCGCGTGCGCTCACTTCTTTCCACGAAAATCCGTCACTAATAAAATTCGTCGcataatttacttttttgagATACCCGGACCCCGGagcaacattttattttatatgacctttttttttttaataaattttatatgaaattattttaggtaaaaaatgattttcaactaACTGATCAACGTCATTGTTCAtatctcaaatattttttaaatgaatcacACTTGTGTGGAACTATCTCAACGATATTAAATCGTGAGACAAGTCGAATCTATGATAGTTGCAATATTAATaagcggcatagttgtggcTATCCTAAATGATTGGTCACAGGTTCAAATTCCATctctactaaaaaaaaaagatttgacctaagttatttataatttattttttttagtttagtattaatatattatatttatatatccacaaactacattaaaaagtattatcaaacataaaagttaaaaattttaaaaatattacagtaAAAAATAagcgaagaaaaaaaaagttaatttgacCCGTAATAGtgaacttaaaaataaaataaaacagaaaGAATATTAAATAAACTATTTATAATTTAGAAGTTGAACTAAACACCTAACAAAGCGGCTAGTAAAATGGTATGTGAATTGTGCTATAGATACATGAAAATGCAATAATATAAAGAATATTTATTGTATCTTAAATGCAACTTAtgtatgtagtttttttttttttttttttttgtgagaacAACTTATGTATGTAGTGTGATGAATACTATTTCAATTGGGTGGTGAGTACATTGATTCTTTGAGCTAAAAtggattgagaaagtatataataGATATTTATAAAGAACAATTGTAATGTCAtgaacccaggtccaccttgcaaggtgtgGACTCAGGCCCATGTTCACACTTTTAAAgctctatgttcacagttttagaactctatattcataatttttgaactttatattcacagttacagaactctatgttcacactTTCagaaatctatattcacaatttcataactccatattcaatagtataacacaattttttaatctatataacaaaattgtatattaagtaatgtaattttgctcttcaaaaaaaaaaaagtaatgtaattttgtatattaagatttaaaattgtgaacatagaattctaaaattataaacatggaCATGggttcatagcataatttgcctataaCGAATTGAGTGTTTCAAAAAACAATATTGTGTCTTGAATGAAAATACTATGTATTTGATGAATCCGTataatatgaattattattaaagaaaaaattatatattttttttgttacaaaaaattttcaattattctttaaaaatatgCACTAAGTAAACATTGTTCATATGTAATACTCCACTCATAGCCGGGTAAAATAAGTtagtgataataatattatcacataTTAAGATACGGTGTAATTAAAGTTCCCATACATAGTATTgctttttattaatattaatttataagtttgaatACCAGACTTAAATGTCTCTTATTGCTTCAGCCAAATGGGTGAAAAATGTAAATTACTGGATGTGTTGTTTACTACGTATtaatttaataagggtatgatgTGGGTCACTGTATTTAAGATAAGCCATTACATCATTTCTTGTTCAAAGATTATGATGTTTCGATGAAATCAAAGATGTTTGTTGCTTTTCAATGTTTTACCTAATTAAAGACAACCAGCATTTTGCAATAATTTATGATTGACTCTAGCCTTTCTTttattactttaattatattgCTGGCCATTGCTTTGTGAGCTAAGAAATTAGggatatataaaattatatatttggaGCATTTAACAGTTTGGTAAATATGTGTtaactgattgggttagtgagtttattAGCTGATTGTGGAAAGATATTTCGtaattagctattagctgattacatgtaaaataactttcttaaaaagcttatcgaaaaaattattttatgcaattttttgaattttagcgttatggagtaataaattggtacaaaaagttaattaatcaaacacatatattagttgtttaaccaagtcaaatagctaatagtggtcaaataagtcaaaattgatcaTGTTTGGtgaaattaactttttaataattcaataaatgtaaaaagattaaaaatggcatcttcataaaatttaaataattttaaatttaaataggtttgtttacatattaaaatataaaataatgaaaccaatatattttaataaaatataaagtaagaagatatatttgaaaatatttaaagtaaaacaaaatgtttatagttcataaaattaattcatacaaaaattaatgttcaaacacataaatgtcaaattaaaattacaaccaaacatatggAAGAGAAAAAGCTAAAAGTGCCCGCATGAACAGCTCAACTGATCACAGGGGTGAAGTTTGAGAGCAAAGACCAGGGATTCAGTCTCACCAGTGGCAGTGTGacagcaacctctcaaagtgaacaaagctaactatattaccaaacatgacATATATTTTGGTGGAAATTATTTTgattcagttttggtaagatAAATAAAAAGATAGGTGAATGATCAATGTTGAAAGCGATAACCAATTAACCATCCTCAATATGATAATAAATAGGATAAAGATGTATTAACAGCCAATAATGTGGATTACTTGTGCTGAATAATACATACTGAGCCTAAACAAAATTAgacaattagttttttttttttttttttttgaaaattagacAATTAGTTAGATCACAAGAAAGATGGAGCGGGTTGGTCAATTGAGTTTAAATGCTATCTTAACGGTCAAAAGCCATCTTTGAATAATTGAATGTGCAGGGCTCCTGAGACATCTTTCAACACATAATTTATCTACTTATTTTGATCAGCATGACAAAGCGATGTTGTAGTCTAGCAATGTCAATGAATAGTTTGACCAGGTAGCAAATTGTAGTGGTAGTTTATAGGTGTAGCCGTATAGGTGCTACGTCGTTCTTGTGAAAGGACAACTCGAAATTTATCGACAGAATTCTTAAGTTAATTAATTCGAGCTAAGCGCATCTACTTGTCCAAACTTGTCTTCATTGCTCATGATTCAAATGGCTTTTGAGAGGACCACTTAATCTAACTTCTAGTTTAAATGATTGACTTTCTATTtcttatttagtcattaatTTAATTCTTCATTCATAACAAATTTATGTAAATTTTGCATAATAATAAATTTCGACCAACCTGGACATGGATTGAATAGTTAGGCGAACTCAATGGGTCATAAACATTGCATAACATGATGTAAGTTAGTAactcaataaattaatttagcAACATTATTAATCTTTTGCCAATAAATAATTTTGCCGAATTTGGATTTATAtcctaatttataaaaaaaaaatgattcatttcctctgcattttattttagtattcTTCCTCCATTTCTACTCTTCCCTTCCTCGATTCTTCTagaaaattatttctcttttttaaaCCTTCCCAAATTAGTTTGTGCTATAACAAGAATGATGACTTGGTAAACATTAatgatttttcttaaattagtTAACAGATACGTATAATTTAGTTAGTGTGGCAtgtcaaatattaaaatatacacaATCAGTCAATTCTATATGTTAAGACTTAAGTTTTAACACCTTCACAAGCTATAGATAGActtacacaataataattcatttttttggtaaataattaaataactaattaataatactaatatgaACATAACACCTACTCATCATCCCCTTTCTTCTAATTAATTACTTCTCCCAAATACTAGCTACCTACTAAACCTTCTTCTAATTAATTACTCATCGCATTGGTTGGAGTATTTTAATACTTGTTTCAATTCTCGAGAGTGTTGTATGGTTTTGCAAGGCCATAGGAAGATTAGAGTAAATtagaaaatactatatatactcTTATTTTTACTCTCATACACAAAATCTTGATATAGACACTTGTATTAAGACCCACATGAAAAAAGTAGCTTATCAGTACCCGCTACATCAGTCCAATTCATACGGGTGACCCGCCACGAGCCAAGCAAAAC encodes:
- the LOC116030424 gene encoding uncharacterized protein LOC116030424, with translation MSRLAPLAEVPNDEEMEELSNNCSKKSHTWRNWLRTHLSSLLFIHKKSDHRILLSVLGCPLFPLSFHPKLPISQVSSSAEYIIQHFMAATGCRKVEGMVKNMYATGKVVMAVVDELGSTGSPAGSGSSVSQKGCFFMWQMVPGKWLIELVVGGHKIIAGSDGNVAWRHTPWLGAHAAKGGIRPLRRALQGLDPLAISAVFSGAEYIGEKHILGVDCFVLKLSASHKDLAERSDSTAEMIKHIVFGYFSQRSGLLIYLEDSYLTRIQSPGSFATYWETTMCTRIEDYRPVEGVMIAHSGYSSVIITTFGDNLRTGPATTRMQETYTIDDLAFNVPGLSIDSFIPPEELQKDCSEENLDCRYPLQQQ